From the Clostridiales bacterium FE2011 genome, one window contains:
- the mgtE gene encoding magnesium transporter produces MAEHSVTVENTLQTLLTDKKYSTIRDILVTMNPADIAAVFAGVEPDKLPLLFRLLPKELAAESFVEMESEEQESLIKGISDKELRQVMDELYVDDAVDIVEEMPANVVQRILAQADPEMRKEINEILQYPEDSAGSVMTTEYVKLTPDMTVGDAILRIRRTGVDKETIYTCYVLQNRLLVGTVSVKSLLLAPSDLQTIDSIMESNLITVTTHTDQEEVARMMSKYNLLAIPVVDGDNRMVGIVTFDDAMDVVEEETTEDMEIMAGMTPSDKTYLRSSPIDLFLHRIPWLSLLMISATFTGMIISGFEEALASMTCLAAFIPMLMDTGGNSGSQSSVTVIRALSLGELEFSDLGKVIWKEIRTALICGACLSVLCFAKVMLVDRLLMGNEEVSIMVAVVVGLTLAVTVLCAKLVGCTLPMLAKKLGFDPAVMASPFITTIVDALSLLVYFGIATSLLKIA; encoded by the coding sequence ATGGCGGAACATTCTGTCACAGTTGAAAACACTTTACAGACTCTGCTTACAGACAAAAAATACTCCACAATCCGGGATATCCTCGTAACGATGAATCCCGCGGATATTGCTGCGGTTTTTGCCGGCGTTGAACCGGATAAACTGCCGCTTTTATTCCGGCTCCTGCCAAAGGAGCTGGCCGCGGAAAGCTTCGTTGAAATGGAGAGCGAGGAGCAGGAATCCCTGATCAAGGGTATCAGTGATAAGGAACTGCGTCAGGTTATGGACGAACTGTACGTTGACGACGCGGTGGACATTGTCGAAGAGATGCCTGCGAACGTGGTACAGCGTATCCTGGCCCAGGCCGATCCGGAGATGCGCAAGGAGATCAACGAGATCCTGCAGTATCCGGAAGACTCCGCCGGATCCGTGATGACGACGGAGTACGTGAAACTGACTCCGGACATGACGGTGGGCGACGCGATCCTGCGGATCCGCCGTACCGGCGTAGACAAGGAAACAATCTATACCTGTTATGTGCTGCAGAATCGGCTGCTGGTTGGTACAGTGAGTGTCAAGAGCTTGCTGCTGGCGCCCAGCGACCTGCAGACGATTGACAGCATCATGGAAAGCAACCTCATCACCGTGACCACCCATACCGACCAGGAAGAAGTGGCCCGGATGATGAGCAAGTACAACCTGCTGGCAATTCCGGTTGTGGACGGAGACAACCGTATGGTCGGTATCGTAACATTCGACGACGCCATGGATGTTGTTGAAGAAGAGACCACCGAGGACATGGAAATCATGGCCGGTATGACGCCGAGCGACAAGACCTATTTGCGGTCTTCACCGATCGACTTGTTCCTGCACCGGATTCCCTGGCTGTCCCTGCTGATGATTTCAGCCACCTTTACGGGAATGATCATCTCTGGCTTTGAAGAAGCACTGGCCAGTATGACCTGCCTGGCAGCCTTTATCCCGATGCTGATGGATACCGGCGGTAACAGCGGATCCCAGAGTTCTGTTACGGTCATTCGTGCCCTGTCCCTGGGCGAACTGGAATTCAGTGACCTGGGCAAGGTAATCTGGAAGGAAATCCGGACAGCTCTGATCTGCGGCGCCTGCCTGAGCGTGCTGTGCTTCGCTAAGGTTATGCTGGTAGACCGGCTGCTCATGGGTAATGAGGAAGTGAGCATCATGGTCGCAGTGGTTGTAGGCCTGACGCTTGCGGTGACAGTGCTGTGCGCGAAGCTGGTTGGCTGTACGCTGCCGATGCTGGCAAAAAAACTTGGCTTTGACCCAGCAGTTATGGCCAGCCCGTTTATTACCACAATCGTGGACGCCCTGAGCCTGCTGGTTTACTTCGGAATCGCGACGTCGCTCCTGAAAATAGCCTGA
- a CDS encoding flippase, whose amino-acid sequence MSTKKNVAYNVAYRIFSVLLPVITAPYLSRVVGKAGVGMYSEAWTVSELFCLVGMLGLADYGVRTIAQVRDDREKLDRTFSGIWQMQLLVAGITLLFWFGYVFLVAGKEKYIALHLTMMSVSCLCSFDWCLMGLDQFKPVALRNTVVKLVAAASVFIFIKNIDDLWIYGFAWSLATLLGNLSCALTLRGKVTYHRVSTKETLKHLRPCAVLFISVAAVSIFRKMDKIMVYNIAGEEQNGLYENAEKIIYCLSGFISAIGTVMMAKVSHMQEKGETEKIARNIDRSMNLVICMVSAMAFGVAAVADRFAPLFFGEEFRYSGVLMVPLAFTLIMIGFANVIRTQVVLPQKRDHIFVKSVCAGAVVNLIVNGSLIPFMGSMGAVIGTLMAEMTVPVVQFIILRKELPYKRFIGYVGIYAVMGGIMLVCVRLIGQVFPAENWLNLGIMTVTGVIVYGVMCLIWWKVKGNSEFRIHNS is encoded by the coding sequence ATGAGTACAAAGAAGAACGTAGCTTACAACGTGGCCTACAGGATTTTCTCGGTCCTGCTGCCTGTCATCACGGCTCCCTATCTTTCCCGCGTTGTCGGGAAGGCTGGCGTTGGCATGTATTCCGAGGCCTGGACGGTAAGCGAACTCTTCTGCCTGGTCGGAATGCTGGGACTGGCAGATTACGGAGTCCGGACGATTGCCCAGGTGCGGGATGACCGGGAAAAGCTGGACAGGACTTTCTCCGGCATCTGGCAGATGCAGCTGCTGGTGGCCGGTATAACGCTTCTGTTCTGGTTTGGCTATGTATTCCTGGTGGCAGGAAAAGAAAAATATATAGCTCTGCATCTGACCATGATGAGCGTCAGCTGCCTGTGCAGCTTCGACTGGTGCCTGATGGGTCTGGATCAGTTTAAACCCGTGGCACTTCGGAACACAGTGGTCAAACTTGTTGCAGCAGCAAGTGTGTTTATCTTTATCAAAAATATAGACGATCTCTGGATCTATGGCTTTGCCTGGAGCCTGGCAACGCTGCTGGGAAACCTGAGCTGTGCGCTGACGCTGAGGGGAAAAGTAACCTATCATCGGGTTTCCACGAAGGAGACGCTGAAACATCTGCGTCCCTGCGCGGTGCTGTTCATCTCCGTTGCCGCGGTGAGTATCTTCCGCAAAATGGATAAGATAATGGTTTACAATATTGCTGGCGAAGAACAGAACGGCCTGTACGAGAACGCGGAAAAGATCATCTATTGCCTGAGCGGATTCATTTCCGCTATTGGAACAGTGATGATGGCCAAAGTTTCCCATATGCAGGAGAAGGGCGAAACCGAGAAAATTGCCCGGAATATTGACCGGAGCATGAATCTGGTAATCTGTATGGTCAGCGCGATGGCCTTTGGCGTGGCGGCTGTGGCAGACCGTTTTGCACCACTGTTCTTTGGGGAAGAATTCCGCTATTCCGGTGTGCTGATGGTGCCGCTGGCCTTTACGCTGATCATGATCGGCTTCGCGAATGTGATCCGAACACAGGTGGTATTACCGCAGAAACGGGATCATATCTTTGTGAAGAGCGTATGCGCCGGGGCTGTGGTGAACCTGATTGTGAACGGCAGCCTGATTCCTTTCATGGGAAGCATGGGCGCAGTGATCGGTACTCTGATGGCGGAAATGACGGTGCCGGTGGTACAGTTCATTATCCTGCGGAAAGAACTGCCCTATAAGCGGTTTATCGGATACGTCGGTATTTATGCTGTGATGGGTGGGATTATGCTGGTTTGTGTCCGGCTGATCGGACAAGTGTTCCCGGCAGAAAACTGGCTGAACCTGGGGATTATGACGGTCACTGGTGTGATTGTGTACGGCGTGATGTGCCTGATCTGGTGGAAAGTGAAAGGGAATTCAGAATTCAGAATTCATAATTCATAA
- a CDS encoding LysR family transcriptional regulator: protein MTIQQLNYVITISEKGSLNKAAEVLYVTQPSLTSAVRELEKELGITLFNRGGKGVTLTNDGAEFIQYARQVVNQYDRLLEKYGKGGNLRKKFGISCQHYSFAVKSFVEMVKHFDTDEYEFAIRESKTRDVIEDVTTGKSEVGILYLSDFNRKAIGKFLKSSQLEFHPLIKCEPYVYLWKGHPLAKQKSIRLEELRDYPCLSFEQGPSGAFYFAEEILSTYDYIRTIKATDRATMLNLMVGLNGYTLCSGIICEELNGSDYVAVAFEDKEEEVAAGRMEIGYIVKQNMILSQMAEMYIAELKKYLQSIKTEN, encoded by the coding sequence ATGACGATTCAACAGCTGAACTATGTGATCACCATCTCTGAAAAAGGATCGCTGAACAAGGCGGCTGAGGTGCTGTATGTGACGCAGCCTTCGCTGACCAGCGCAGTCCGTGAACTGGAGAAGGAGCTGGGAATCACGCTGTTCAACCGCGGCGGAAAAGGCGTTACACTGACCAATGACGGGGCGGAGTTTATCCAGTATGCCCGGCAGGTGGTGAACCAGTACGACAGACTGTTGGAAAAATATGGAAAAGGCGGAAACCTGAGAAAGAAGTTCGGCATTTCCTGCCAGCATTATTCCTTCGCGGTCAAGAGCTTTGTTGAAATGGTCAAGCATTTCGATACTGACGAATATGAATTTGCAATCCGGGAAAGCAAAACCCGGGATGTGATTGAGGACGTGACCACCGGCAAGAGTGAGGTGGGTATCCTTTACCTGAGTGACTTCAACCGGAAGGCAATCGGCAAGTTCCTGAAGAGCAGCCAGCTGGAGTTCCACCCGCTGATCAAGTGTGAACCCTACGTGTATCTTTGGAAAGGACATCCGCTGGCAAAACAGAAGTCGATCCGGCTGGAAGAACTGCGGGACTATCCCTGTCTGAGCTTTGAACAGGGACCGAGCGGAGCGTTCTATTTCGCGGAAGAAATCCTGAGCACGTATGACTATATCCGGACCATCAAAGCAACAGACCGGGCAACAATGCTGAACCTGATGGTGGGTCTGAATGGATACACACTGTGCAGCGGCATCATCTGCGAAGAACTGAACGGATCGGACTATGTGGCAGTGGCCTTTGAGGACAAGGAGGAAGAGGTGGCTGCCGGACGGATGGAAATCGGGTATATCGTGAAGCAGAATATGATCCTGAGCCAGATGGCGGAAATGTATATTGCGGAACTGAAGAAGTATTTACAATCAATTAAGACTGAAAACTGA